The following DNA comes from Acidicapsa ligni.
TCCGGAGATTGCGAAGGCTTCCGGAATGCACGAAGTTCCCGGCCAGCCAGGAGTCAAGGTACCGTTTTATCGCCAGTCGATGCGGGAGATTTCTACGAAGCTGCATCGGGATTTACCGGCTACGCGCATGTGGTCTTACGGTGGGTCTGTTCCGGGCGTGACGTTTGAGACTCGAAGCGGACAGGGCCTGTTAGTGGAGTGGACGAACGCGTTGCCAGCGAAGCATTTTCTGCCGATCGATCATTCGCTGCACGGGGCCGAAAAGGGAAGTCCCGAAGTGCGAGGTGTTGTGCATCTGCATGGTGGCAAGACTCCGCCTGAGCATGATGGGTATCCAGAGGATTGGTATGTGCCGGGTAAGTCGCGGAGTTACTACTATCCCAATGAGCAGGATGCGACGCTGCTGTGGTATCACGATCATTCGATGGGCATCAACCGGTTGAACATCTATGCGGGGATGCTGGGGTTGCATGTGATTCGCGATGAGGTTGAGGATGCGCTGCATCTGCCAAGCGGAAAGTATGAGGTTCCGCTGGTGATCATGGATCGCGATTTACACGAGGACGGGCAGTTGAGTTATCCGGTGTCGGCTGATCCAGATAAGCCCTGGGTGCCGGAGGCTTTTGGTGCGGCGCAGTTGGTGAATGGCAAGCTGTTTCCATATCTGGATGTGGAGGCGCGGAAGTATCGCTTTCGAGTATTGAATGGAGCGAACGGGAGATTCTATCGGCTTTCTCTTTCAGAGGGAGTTGAGATGCATCAGATCGGTTCGGATCAGGGGTTGCTGGCTGGCCCGGTGGCTATGAAGCATGTGCAGCTTGCTCCGGGAGAGCGCGTGGATCTGGTGGTGGATTTTGCGGGACATCGGGGCGCGAAGATTTTGTTGGCGAGCGATTCTTTTCCGCTGATGCAGTTTCGAGTGGGGGCGGATGAGGTTCACGATGCGAGTGAGTTGCCTAAGACGCTGCGGCCGGTAGCGCGGATTGCGGAGAACTCTTCGGTGATGACGCGGCGGCTCACACTCGATGAGACGGAGAGCATGGTGGGCGAGTCCATGGGGATGCTGTTGAATAAAACTCCGTGGCATATGCCGATTACCGAGAAGCCGGTGCTTGGTTCGACTGAGATATGGGAGTTTGTGAATCTTACGGATGATACGCATCCGATCCATCTGCACATGGTGAAGTTTCAGGTGTTGGATCGCAGGCCGTTCGAGGCTTTTGAATATATGACTGCCGGGACGCTGCGGTATACGGGGGCGGTGATGGCTCCTGATGCGAATGAGATGGGATGGAAGGACACGGTTCGCGTAAATGCGAAGACTGTTACTCGGATTATTGTCCCCTTTGTTGGGTATCCGGGGCGGTACGTCTGGCACTGTCACCTGCTGGAGCATGAAGACAACGAAATGATGCGGCCTTATGAGGTAGTCAAGGCTTAGAGGGGCTGGACGCAACAACGGCCTGTGCATGGATATGCGCAGGCCGTTGCTGGGTGATCTGTTGGGATTGGCTTTTGACTAAGGCACTCGCGCTTTGGCGAAGGCCAGTGGCCCGGCGGGTATTTTCGTCGGGACTTACTCTGGGGCTTGGGCGCGATGCCCTAGGCCTCAGTCACCTCACGTTGATCGATACATTGGTACGAACAACTGTCTGAATTCATAGGCTGGATCATCCTCCTTTCCCGTGTAGGTTGAAATTAATCCTGGGGGTGGGGCGAAGTCAAGTGGCCGGGGCGAACAGGTGGAGAACCTGACCCCCAGGGGGGCTATGTAGGTGTTTCTTCGTTGGAGGCCGTTTTGAGTTCCTGGAGGAGATTGCGGCGGATTTTGGGTTCGATGGGGCGTGCGTTGTAGGCAACCTGCGCTACGTAGGTGAGGCGGGTGCCGTCCTCGATTCGGATAGCGCCGATGAGCATGCCGTGAGCGATGCAGGCGAGGAAATCGCGAATGTTTTCTGCTCCGGAAAGTGCGGGCAAGGCTCGACGGTAGGCTTTTTCGGCTTGTTGCACTGCGTCGAATTTCAGTTCGCCGCTTGTAGCGGCTTTTTCGAGGGCGTTCCCGTAGGCATTGCAGCATTGCGTGACTGCCGGGTTGCCGGTGGTTGGATCGGTTGCGGCACCGGTGAGGTCGGGAGGCTCGGGAGGCGGAATCTGGCTTACCTTAAGCAGGAGCTGGTCGAGGGTCGTCCTGGAATTGATCTTTGGGTAGCCGACAGGGAGAGTTGTATCCGGCATCGAAGTTGCTCCTGGGATGGTTTCTGGGATGGTCTGAGGTTCATTGCATCTCCAGCTTCGATTTTGCGCGTTTGCGCGGTAATTCTATGCAACTGCGGGAAGGGGATTGTCTGTCTGGTTTGGTTTTGAAATCGTGCTCGATCGTTAGGCGGCGAAGGTCTTGCGGCGGTTTGCCAGGTCGCCGAGCCCGGCGAGGAGACCGTCGATGGATATGTCCTCGTCGAGAGCCTCCCAATGGAGGCCGCGGGGACTGAGAACTACCTGCTCGCGCTGCTCGGGGGTACTGTTCCGGAGGCGCGGAAACCATGCCAGCGGCACTCCCAGGACGCGGCCGTCGCTCAGGTCTACCCAGAAGCTATCTTCGTCAAAGTGGATTCGGGTTGGGCTAACGGAAGAATTCATTCCAACTCTTCTCGAAGATTTCCAGCACAGGATAGGTTTCGCATAGTGTAGCTTATCGATTCGCTGGATTGGATCGAGATTTTTGATAAGCAAAGCGGAGTGTTAGTTGGAGTGTTTCATGTGCGGGCTGAAGCCCGCACCTATCCAGGGCTTGGGGCGCTGGTCTATTGGGATTCTGTTCTGGTGTGAACTGCCCACATCTCAGAATTGAGATGTGGGGCATCTGGCTAATTGCTATAGACGAGATAGTCGTTCAAGTTAGAAGTGGTAGATGAGGTCTGTGGCTAGAGTCAGTTGGCCGTGGAGGTGGCCTTGATCGTAGGCTGGCTGGTCCCAGGCGTGTTCGTATCGGAGTTCGGGGCGGAGTTGGATGGTGGTGCCTATCCAGTGGCCCCACATGATTGTGTTCTCTGAGTAGCGTGTGGCGTAGCCGGTGCGCTGGCCTTTTTTGTCGTTGAGAAAATCGGCGCGGAAGGCGAGGAAGTTATGCGGCGATAGCTCCTTTTGCAGGGAGGTGTCGGCGGCGTATTCGGGGGCGGTGCAGCGCGGTTCCCCGACGAGGCAGAAGGCGGGGTTGGCTCCGGCCTCGGGCTTGATGGGACCGTTGATGCGGGGCACGTCGCGCTCGTACATGTACCAGGTTTCGCTGGCAGCGTGGAGCGACTTTGAGAACTTGTGATACCAGGTGGCGTCGTATTGCTGAATGTTGTTGAAGGCGTATTTGGCGTCGTTGATTCCGTTGGCGCAGACGTAGAGATTGTCGTTCACCGAGTGGGTGGTGTAGCTGACGCAGGCGGTCAGGGACGGTTTGGCGTCGCGGGTCCAGATGGCTACGTCGTGGCTGCCGGTGAGCCCGAGTTGAACGAGCCACTGATCGTTGATCTTTGTGGTGGCCAGGATGCCGGTGTCGGTGAAGGGGTCGATGGAGTAGAGGAGCGAGTGGCTGAAGAGATAGTTGTTGGGTGCGAGCTGGGCTTCGACGCCGGGGATGGAGATGAAGCGGCCGATGCGTATGTCGGTGCCCTGCCCGATCTTCGGCAGATAGATATCGAGATATTCGAGGGCGGGGTCGAATCCATATTGGCGATGGAGGTCGAGCCACTGGTGGCTGAAGTAGCCTTTGGCGGTGGTGAAACGGTAGTCGGCGCCGTAAAGGGCGGTGATGTGGAATCCCCAGTCGATGTGGGCGGTTTGGACGGAGTCAGGCAGGCGCTCGATGTAGAGGACGGCCTGGCTTAGTTCGAGGCGATTGGCATAGACGTCGTTGGCCTCGGGGGCGTTGGTGCGGGATGAGGAGCTGTAGTTGACGGAGGGTTCGAGCCAGCCGTAGATCTTGGTGCGGCTGCTGGCGTTGTTGATCGCGGTGGATAGGGGATAGCTGGCGGTGTCGGGTTCGCCGAGGACGGGCGATCCGCCGTAGGACCAGTCGCTGTTGGGGAAGGGTGGGGAATCGAGTGGGGATGGGAGGCCGCGGCGGGCTGGTGGCTGTGTTGCCGGGGCTGTTGGATTTGGCGGTGTGGGGTGCCAGTCCTGGCGATAGTAGTTGGCCCAGCGGGCGAAGAAGTTGGGGTTCGCTGCGGTGGGTTTGGGGGCGTCGGGGAGTGGCTGCTGGGTCGAGGCTGATGCTGAAAACAATGAAAATAAGAAGAGGCAGGGGAGCAGGTGCGAGACGTGCTTGATGTATTGGATTTTAGGCATGCGGAGCGGCATTATTGCTGGCCTTGGCTGAGTATAGGTCTGAAAACCGTAAGGGAGGCGTTAGTTTTCATTTAATGGGTTTCTGTGTGGTGGTGGCTAACAGCAGATTCCCTGCGGGAATGACAGCCAGAAATGCAAAGGCAAGGGCAACAGCTAACAGCAGCAACGGCAAAAGGCAACGGCAACCGCAACGGTTACCAGCTGTGGAGCCAGCCTTCTTCTTCGCCTATGTTTACTTTTGTGCCTAGCAGGTCGGATAGGACGGGGGCGGTCAGGAGTTTTTCGCGGGGGCCGTCGTCCAGGATTCTGCCCTGGCGCATGAGGATGATGCGGTCGATTTCCGGGGGGATGTCGCCGAGGTGGTGAGTGACCAATACGAGGCCTGTGCCCTGATGCATGAGGCTGCGCATGGTATCGCGGAGGTTGCGCTGGGCGGCGAGATCGAGGGCGTTCGATGGCTCGTCGAGGAGGAGCTGGCTGGGGCGGTGGACGAGGGCGCGGGCGATCATGATGCGGCGCTTTTCTCCGGCGGACATTTCTCCTACGAGCTGGGTGGCCAGGTGGGTTGAGCCGGCTCGGCCCTGGACGCGCTCGATGGCTTCGGCGGCGCGGAGGCGCATTTCTTCGGTGACAATGAGGTTGGGCCAGAGGCTGCTGGCGGAGAAGAATCCGGCGATGACGCAATCGAGGCCGCTGGTGAGGGGCGTACGCTGGTCGGAGTGCTTGAAGGGCAGGTCGGCGGAGACTACTCCGAAGTGCTGGCGGAGCTGGGTGAGATCCCAGCGAGGGCGGCCGAAGATGCTGACTTCCATGCCGGGGACGACGATGGGGTAGAGTTCGCAAGTCATGGTGCGAATGAGGGTGGATTTGCCGCAGCCGTTGGCGCCGAGGATGGCTACGTGTTCTCCGGTATGGATGGTGAGGTTGATGTCGTGGAGGACGATGCTTTCGCCAAGGGCTACGTTGACGTTGGTCATCTTGAGGAAGGGGTGCGCGCTGACGGATTTGGTTTCGGGCATCATCTCATTTGTTAGAGTAAACGGGATGGTTGGGTGAAATCCCGTATCTCAAGAGCGAGACATGGGATACCCGGATTCGTTGAGTTGGATATTCGGATTTATTGAGGATAGAACTTCGTGATGAGTGATGTTTCTGGTTTTTTGATTCCGGCGGGGTTTCGGTTTGCGGCTGTGAAAGCTGGACTGAAGGCGAGTGGACGAACGGATTTTTCGGTGATTGTGGCTGAATCCGCGACGGGCGAGGCGGTGAGTGCTGCTGCGTTGTTTACGGCGAATAAGGTCACGGCCGCCCCGCTGACGGTGGATAAGGCGCATCTGCGTGCTACTGGCGGCAAGGTGCGGGTGGTGGCGATCAATGCGGGCAATGCGAATTGCGCTGCGGGGCAGGCGGGACTGGATGCTGCGTATGCGACGTGCGCTGCTGCGGCGACTGAGTTTGGCTGCATGCCGGAAGAGGTTTTTCCTTCTTCTACGGGAGTTATCGGAGTGCCGCTGCCGGCGCATAAGCTGATTGCTGCGCTGCCTGCGATAAAGGCTGAGCTGGGCGCGGAGTCGGATCATTTTCAGCAGGTAGCAAGGGCGATTCTGACTACGGATTTAGTGGAGAAGACGGCGTTTGCGCGAGTGATGGTCGATGGCAGGGAAGTGCGCATTGCCGGTGTGGGCAAGGGCTCGGGGATGATTCATCCTCGGCTTGTGCCTCACGCGACGATGCTGATGTATCTGCTGACGGATGCGGAGATTGAGCCTGAGGTGTTGCAGACGATGTTGAATGCCGCGGTTGAGGTCAGCTTCAATCGCATCTCGGTCGATGGCGATACTTCGACGAATGACACGGTATTGCTGCTGGCTTCGGGGCAGAGTGGCGTGCGGATTGAGGCGGGCAATGCGGATTTCCAAGCAACGCTGACCCAGGTTGCTACTTCGCTGGCGCGGCAGGTGGTTGCGGATGGCGAGGGTGTGACCCATGTTGTCGAGCTGCGCATTCGTGGAGCGAAGAGCGATGCTGATGCCGTGGTTGTGGCCAAGAGCATTGCGCATTCGCCGCTGGTGAAGACGGCGTGGGCCGGGGCTGATCCTAACTGGGGCAGGCTGATGGCTGCGATTGGTTATTCAGGTGCGCAGATTGCGCCGGAACAGATCGATATATGGTTTGGCGAGTTGCGTATATGCCGTGATGGTGGGCGCGCGGCGGAGTACGATGAAGCCGCCGCGCATGCTTATCTGGAGCAGGCTGAGTTCTCAATCACCATTGATCTGCGACAGGGCACGGGTCAATGCGTATTTTGGACGACCGATCTTACGACGGGATACGTAAACATCAACACTGCTTACTCGACTTAGTTTGCGGAGTTGTCTGGGACGCGCGTCGGGATGCATGGCGGCTGAGAACTGGCGCATTGCTTTGCGCCCTGCCTGCGAGATGAGGAACATGCTGCGGGACGACCTGAGCAATCTGGGCGCGCTGGAAGAACCAGGCGCATTGATTGGACTGGACAAGCTGATTGGGCGTCCAGCGCTCTCGGGACGTGTGGTGTTGTCTGCCGTGCGTCCCGATGATGCGCCGGAGGATGCGTACATGGAGTACAGCGCTACTGCCCCCAGGATCAGAAACAGAGCGGTTTGAAATATCATTGCGCCGGTTGAGTCCAGAACCACGTCGGAGAACAGGCCGGTGCGGTTCGGCAGAAAGAAGTGCTGATGGATTTCATCGGCACTGGCGACTAGAAAAGTTGCGTAGATAGCGAGCCAATGACTGGCAAGGCCGCGCTTGAATTTGCTGGCGGTGTTGCGCAGGGTGAGCCAGAAACCGCGAAAGCATACGAGCGAGAGAATGCCGTATCCACTGAAGTGGCCTGCCTTGCGAATCTCATGATGGACGATGCTCCAGTTACGGGCAAAGGTCTCTCCGGTAAGAGCCTGCGAAATGGCGCGCAGTGGGCCGGATGTGTGGTCGGTGCCGAAGGTCGCTGTGGACTCGATGGCGAAGACGCATGCGCAGAGCATGACTGGGAGCCAGGCCTGAAAGAGTGTAGACCACCGTGTTTCTGTGGACTGGTAGGAATTTGAGAACATGATGGGAGCGGTGGACATGATGTTCGATTCTCCTGAGGATCAATCGATAGTTCGCAGCGTTATGAGCATCGATTGATCGAAATTAACGTTCTTCCCCCAGGAGTAAAGCAAGCAGCGGGCCAATCTGTAAGTCGTTGATATATTTACGATCTAATCTCTATTTAGATTTTCTATCTCAGGAATTATCCACATGGCAATGTAATTTTTACCGAAATGGAAGATATTGCAGGCGAGCGGCTTTTCTGATCTGTCGGGCACATTTCAGGAGGTCTGCGGCGCGCGGTTCTACAGCAAAAATCGGGCATTTACCGTATTACGGCATTGGTACCAGAATGCGAGTTGCCTATCCTGCCCCTGATCATGCAAATTGAGAGTGGGAGTTTTCGCGGAATTCTGCGGGACAGCGTGAACTCAACGGGCTGCGTATTGGGCCGTTTAGCAATCGAACTTTGGTCCGTCTGGAACACTGCAAAAGTTCATCGCTTCTACAATCAGAACAGTTGAGGTTAGGGAAACTATGGCTACCAAGGTGAAAGAGCCAGTCGAAACGCCTGCGGCGACGAATGGTTCTGCAAATGGATCGAGCTTGATCAGCAATGACAAGCTGCGACAGTTGTATGCGACGATGCTGAAGTGCCGCACTCTGGAAGAGCGTGCACGGGTTCTGTTCAAGCAGAGCAAGTTCACTGGTAACTACTATGCTGCGGTGGGTCAGGAAGCTGCGGCAGTAGGCATGGCTATCGATCTGCGCGTGGAAGATACGATCGGGCCTTCGCATCGTGACTTCATTACTGGATTTATCAAGGGCGCGCCGCTGGACAAGATGCTTTGCCATCTTTATGCGCGCGGTAACAGCCCGGACAAGGGACGTTCTTCGCCAGCGCACTTTGGATATCAGCCGCTGAATGTGATTACTCCTGCTTCGACGATTGCGGCGCAGTTGAACATTGCTACGGGCGTTGCGTTGGCGAACAAGATGAAGAAGAACGATAACATCGCCGTGGCTTTCTCGGGCGATGGTTCTACTTCGCTTGGCTTCTGGCATGAGGCGCTGAACTTTGCCGGTGTGCATGATCTGCCGATCGTGTTTGTCTGCCAGAACAATCTGTGGGCAGAGTCAGTGAATCTGCAGTTCCAGACGAAGGTGCCGGACATCAGCGTGAAGGCGCAGGCATACGGTTTCCCAGGCATCACGGTGGATGGCAACGATGTGGTTGCTGTTTATCGCGTGGCCCAGGAAGCGATTGCGCGGGCGCGGCGTGGACAGGGTCCGACGCTGATTGAGTGCAAGACGTATCGCTGGTATGGGCACTCGGAGATCGATCCTGCGAAGTATCGCGATCCGGAAGAGGTTGAGCGCTGGAAGGCGAAGGATCCGATTGCCAATATGGAGAAGTATCTGACGGGCAAGAAGCTCTTTACTCCGGAGTGGAAGCAGGAGATTGTCGACGGCTTCAACAAGGAGCTGGATGCGGCTATCGAGATTGCGGACAAGTCGGCGTTGCCTGAGGGCATTGAGGCGTTGGATCATGTGTTCTCGTTTGATATTCGGGATCGCGTGCTGAATCCGAAGACTTATACGCCGAGTTACTAAGCAGGATTATTCGGAAGGGTTATTTTTCCGAGTATTCCCTCTGGGGCTGAAGCCTAATTGCTTTTGTCGTATGGATGGCGCGGTTGAGGCCGCGCCCTTTCAAAGCGCGAAGGTAAACAGTGATAGTTAACGTCGAGATTGGATTGGAAGAACAATGGCACTTGTGACATATATCAGCGCTATTACGGAAGCGCTGCAGGAAGAGATGCGGCGCGATGAGCGCGTGTTCATTATCGGCGAGGATGTTGGCGTCGAGGGTGGCGTGTTCAAGGCTACCAAGGGTCTGTATGAAGAGTTTGGCGCGGATCGTGTGATTGATTCACCGCTGGCTGAGGGCGTTATTGTTTCGGCCTCTATTGGCGCGGCCCTGGCTGGTTTGAAGCCGGTGCCGGAGATTCAGTTCTCCGACTTCATTACGCCTGCGATGGATGCGTTGACACAGCAGGCTGCGAAGCTGCGTTATCGCTCGGGCGGTACGCAGACATGCCCGCTGACGTTGCGCGTTTGCTATGGCGGCGGTGTGGGCGGCGGACTCTATCACTCGCAGACCAACACGACCTGGTTTGCGCATGAGCCGGGCCTAATTGTGGTTGCTCCGGGCACGGTGGCGGACGCAAAGGGCATGCTGAAGGCGGCTATTCGTCAGGACGATCCAGTTATCTACTTCGAGCATAAGAAGCTTTATCGTTCGATCAAGGAAGATTTGCCTGATGGCGATGATTTCGTCACAGATTTGTTCAAGGCTGCGATTCGCCGGCCAGGTAAGGATCTGACGCTTGTGACTTATGGCTGGACGTTGCAGCTTTCGTTGCAGGCGGCGGAGAAGATTCATGCGGAGACAGGCGCGGAGATTGAGGTTGTCGATCTGCGTATTCTGAATCCTCTGGATAAGGACACTTTTCTTGAGTCGCTCGCGAAGACAGGCAAGATGCTGATCGTGCACGAAGATCACCGCACGCTGGGCATTGGCGCTGAGATCTCGGCGATTGCAGCGGAGCAGGCGTTTGATTGCCTCGATGCTCCGATTGTGCGCTTGACTGCTCCTGATGTGCCTGCGATTCCATTCTCGGCGCCGCTGGAGAAGTTTTATCTGCCTTCGGTGGATAAGATCGTTGAAGCTGCGACGAAGCTATTGAATTACTAGTTGTTTGATGTATCGTTTTGCTCAATGCCCTTCCGGTCTGGAAGGGCATTGTCGCATTGACCCTGCCGAGTGCGCTTCAGTACAGTTAGAGAATGAGTATCTTCTGTAGCAGGTCACACGCCTTCGCGATTTCTTCTATCGTGACTTCTCCTGTGGTTTCCAGCGTTTTGATAGCGGCTGGATTGGTTTTGTCACTGGGGGCTGTGCCGATGCTGGCTGAGGCTCCGGCGAGTGGGCAGATTCATGCGAGTGATTTGCGGGAGCCGGTTGCTCCCTGCAGGGCTTCGGTGATGGGCTCGCCATATATTAACGTGGATAGCTGGATGTATCCTGCGCTGCTGCGGCTTTATTCTCTGGGGTATCTGGACACTGCATTCCTGGGGCTGCGGCCGTGGACGCGGCTGAGCGTTATTCATATGCTGGAGGATACTTCGGCGAAGCTGGAAGATGCGCCTGAGTCGTCGGCTACCGATGAGGCGCGTGGTCTCTATGATGCTTTATGGCATGAGCTGAATGTCGATGCATCGGGGCCTTGTTTTCAGCGTCACGGACAGATTCGTCTTGAGTCGACTTACACTGTAGCTCGCGGTATCTCAGGGACTCCGCTGCATGATAGCTATCACCTGGGCGAGACGGTAATCAACGATTACGGTCGTCCGATTGAAGGTGGATTCAATAGTTATTCGGGCGGCAGCGGATATGCGACTGCTGGCCCGTTCACGCTTTATCTTCGTGGCGAGTTTCAATATGCGCCGTCGGGGCCTGGATACTCGCAGGCGCTGTTTGACAGCCTTTCGATGCGGGATGAGATTCCGGTTGCGACGAATCCTGTTCAGGCGACGATTCCTCTTGGGCCGATTGATACCAAGACCAATGCACGGCTGATGGAAGGTTATGTCTCTGCGCATCTAGTGGGACATGAAATTTCATTTGGAAAGAGCGATGCCTGGATGGGACCGGGGCAGGGTGGCGCGTTTGCTTATTCAAACAATGCTGAGAACATCTATTCGTTCCGCATCAATCGCGTAGAGCCGCTGTATGTCCCACTGCTTTCGCGGCTGACGGGGCCGTTCCGCTATGACTTCATGGTGGGGTCATTGAAGGGACATACGTTCTACAACGATCCGTGGATGCATGTGGAGAAGATCAGTTTCAAGCCGACGCCGGATTTGGAATTTGGCTTTGAGCGCAGCGTAATCTGGGGTGGCAAGGGACATGTGCCGATCACGATTCACTCATTCCTGAAGAGCTTCTTCAGCTTGCAGAATGTGACGGCGGCGGAGAAGCAATCGCGGAACGATCCGGGAGCGCGTTTCGGGGCGTTCGATATGACGTACCGTTTGCCGTATCTGCGCAACTGGCTTACGTTCTATACGGACTCCGATGCGCATGATGATGTTTCGCCGATCTCGGCGCCACGTCGTGCGGCGATTCGTCCAGGACTGTTTTTGTCGCATGTGCCGGGGCTTCCCAAGTTGGATCTTCGCGGTGAAGCGGGCATGACGGATCAGTCTACTTCGCGCAGCATGCAGGGTGCATTCACTTACTACGAGGGCGAGCAGCCGCAGGGCTACACCAATGCAGGCCAGATCATGGGCGACTGGATGGGGCGCGAGGCCAAGGGTGGCCAGGCGTGGGCTACGTGGCATCTGAGCGGTAATGAGTGGGTCCAGGTTAGCTGGCGCGGACAGAAGGCTGCGAAGGATTTCATCATCGGCGGTACGACGATCAATGATTTCAGCGGGCAGGTGGTAAAGCGATTTGCACGTGACCTGGAACTGAATGCCAACTTCAGCTATGAGGGTTATAAGGCTCCGGTTGGTGGATTGTATCTTCCAGGCAAGCAGACGGTGACTACGACTACATTTCAATTGACGTGGTATCCGGAGCGTAAGACCAGCTTCTAACTCTGTATCTTTGGCTGCAAGTATAGATAACTATTGGAAGCGCTTTTTGAAGTGTTATACCGGCAGGGGCATCGTATGGCGATGCCCCTGTTTTATTGGCCAACTAGCTCATGTGAATGCCTGCTGTGCGATAGATTTCGCGAATGTATTGCATGTCGCGCAGGCCTTCTTCGCCGGGGCTTTGTGGTGCGTGATTGTGCAGGATGCAATCTGAGAAGTGATCTGCTTCACGCTGAAACTGCATGGGATCTTTCTCTGTGTTGGGCTCGTCGAGCTTGACTGTCTTGCCGTCGGGGCCGGTGTATTGAGCTGTGAGCCGCAGATCTTCGTAGATGAACGCGGGATTGACTTCGAGCCAGCCTTTGGAGCCGTGGACGCGGAAGTATCCATCCATTGCGGCGCCATAAGTGGTGATGCAACTGGCGAGGATTCCTGATGGAAATTTCGTGATCCAGGAGATGGTTTCTTCTACATCTTTGAAGCGTGGATCGTTTGGATTTTTGTTGGCGTAGGCGGAGAAGCTCGATGGTTCTTCGCCGGTGAGATAGCGGGTGGCGTTGAGGCAGTAGATGCCTACATCGAAGAGCGGTCCGCCGCCTGCAAGGGCCTTGCTGAGCCGCCACTCGGAAGGGCCGCAGTTGAAACCAAACGCGCTTTGAATGGCCTGCACTTCGCCGATCGCACCTTCGCGGATGAGCTTGACCGCGCGCAGATTGGTGGGTTCATAGTGGCAACGATAAGCGATCATGAGCTTGACGTTGGCTGCCTTGCAGGCTGCGATCATGGACTCCGCTTCGGGCACGGTGACGGCCATCGGCTTTTCGCAAAGTACGTTTTTACCGGCTTTGGCGCAGCGAATCGTGTACTCGGCATGCATGCTATTGGGCAGAGCGACATAGACGGCATCGACTGCCTTGTTATCGCGGATGGCATCCATGTTTTCGTAGTTATAGATGGATGATTTAGGCACGCCGTATTTTTCCGCATACTGCGCAGCTTTCTCGGGATGGCCGCTGACGAGGGCGGTGACTT
Coding sequences within:
- a CDS encoding multicopper oxidase family protein, translating into MAEMMSHRAAPHRAVLSVPNLDPNSLERYVDALPVPEIAKASGMHEVPGQPGVKVPFYRQSMREISTKLHRDLPATRMWSYGGSVPGVTFETRSGQGLLVEWTNALPAKHFLPIDHSLHGAEKGSPEVRGVVHLHGGKTPPEHDGYPEDWYVPGKSRSYYYPNEQDATLLWYHDHSMGINRLNIYAGMLGLHVIRDEVEDALHLPSGKYEVPLVIMDRDLHEDGQLSYPVSADPDKPWVPEAFGAAQLVNGKLFPYLDVEARKYRFRVLNGANGRFYRLSLSEGVEMHQIGSDQGLLAGPVAMKHVQLAPGERVDLVVDFAGHRGAKILLASDSFPLMQFRVGADEVHDASELPKTLRPVARIAENSSVMTRRLTLDETESMVGESMGMLLNKTPWHMPITEKPVLGSTEIWEFVNLTDDTHPIHLHMVKFQVLDRRPFEAFEYMTAGTLRYTGAVMAPDANEMGWKDTVRVNAKTVTRIIVPFVGYPGRYVWHCHLLEHEDNEMMRPYEVVKA
- a CDS encoding DUF2442 domain-containing protein, with product MNSSVSPTRIHFDEDSFWVDLSDGRVLGVPLAWFPRLRNSTPEQREQVVLSPRGLHWEALDEDISIDGLLAGLGDLANRRKTFAA
- a CDS encoding porin gives rise to the protein MPKIQYIKHVSHLLPCLFLFSLFSASASTQQPLPDAPKPTAANPNFFARWANYYRQDWHPTPPNPTAPATQPPARRGLPSPLDSPPFPNSDWSYGGSPVLGEPDTASYPLSTAINNASSRTKIYGWLEPSVNYSSSSRTNAPEANDVYANRLELSQAVLYIERLPDSVQTAHIDWGFHITALYGADYRFTTAKGYFSHQWLDLHRQYGFDPALEYLDIYLPKIGQGTDIRIGRFISIPGVEAQLAPNNYLFSHSLLYSIDPFTDTGILATTKINDQWLVQLGLTGSHDVAIWTRDAKPSLTACVSYTTHSVNDNLYVCANGINDAKYAFNNIQQYDATWYHKFSKSLHAASETWYMYERDVPRINGPIKPEAGANPAFCLVGEPRCTAPEYAADTSLQKELSPHNFLAFRADFLNDKKGQRTGYATRYSENTIMWGHWIGTTIQLRPELRYEHAWDQPAYDQGHLHGQLTLATDLIYHF
- a CDS encoding ABC transporter ATP-binding protein codes for the protein MMPETKSVSAHPFLKMTNVNVALGESIVLHDINLTIHTGEHVAILGANGCGKSTLIRTMTCELYPIVVPGMEVSIFGRPRWDLTQLRQHFGVVSADLPFKHSDQRTPLTSGLDCVIAGFFSASSLWPNLIVTEEMRLRAAEAIERVQGRAGSTHLATQLVGEMSAGEKRRIMIARALVHRPSQLLLDEPSNALDLAAQRNLRDTMRSLMHQGTGLVLVTHHLGDIPPEIDRIILMRQGRILDDGPREKLLTAPVLSDLLGTKVNIGEEEGWLHSW
- the argJ gene encoding bifunctional glutamate N-acetyltransferase/amino-acid acetyltransferase ArgJ, which gives rise to MSDVSGFLIPAGFRFAAVKAGLKASGRTDFSVIVAESATGEAVSAAALFTANKVTAAPLTVDKAHLRATGGKVRVVAINAGNANCAAGQAGLDAAYATCAAAATEFGCMPEEVFPSSTGVIGVPLPAHKLIAALPAIKAELGAESDHFQQVARAILTTDLVEKTAFARVMVDGREVRIAGVGKGSGMIHPRLVPHATMLMYLLTDAEIEPEVLQTMLNAAVEVSFNRISVDGDTSTNDTVLLLASGQSGVRIEAGNADFQATLTQVATSLARQVVADGEGVTHVVELRIRGAKSDADAVVVAKSIAHSPLVKTAWAGADPNWGRLMAAIGYSGAQIAPEQIDIWFGELRICRDGGRAAEYDEAAAHAYLEQAEFSITIDLRQGTGQCVFWTTDLTTGYVNINTAYST
- a CDS encoding VanZ family protein, with translation MSTAPIMFSNSYQSTETRWSTLFQAWLPVMLCACVFAIESTATFGTDHTSGPLRAISQALTGETFARNWSIVHHEIRKAGHFSGYGILSLVCFRGFWLTLRNTASKFKRGLASHWLAIYATFLVASADEIHQHFFLPNRTGLFSDVVLDSTGAMIFQTALFLILGAVALYSMYASSGASSGRTADNTTRPESAGRPISLSSPINAPGSSSAPRLLRSSRSMFLISQAGRKAMRQFSAAMHPDARPRQLRKLSRVSSVDVYVSRRKIGRPKYALTRALSQINGD
- a CDS encoding thiamine pyrophosphate-dependent dehydrogenase E1 component subunit alpha is translated as MATKVKEPVETPAATNGSANGSSLISNDKLRQLYATMLKCRTLEERARVLFKQSKFTGNYYAAVGQEAAAVGMAIDLRVEDTIGPSHRDFITGFIKGAPLDKMLCHLYARGNSPDKGRSSPAHFGYQPLNVITPASTIAAQLNIATGVALANKMKKNDNIAVAFSGDGSTSLGFWHEALNFAGVHDLPIVFVCQNNLWAESVNLQFQTKVPDISVKAQAYGFPGITVDGNDVVAVYRVAQEAIARARRGQGPTLIECKTYRWYGHSEIDPAKYRDPEEVERWKAKDPIANMEKYLTGKKLFTPEWKQEIVDGFNKELDAAIEIADKSALPEGIEALDHVFSFDIRDRVLNPKTYTPSY